Proteins from a genomic interval of Anolis sagrei isolate rAnoSag1 chromosome 1, rAnoSag1.mat, whole genome shotgun sequence:
- the HTR1B gene encoding 5-hydroxytryptamine receptor 1B: protein MEQSSPLCQADLASLEVSPHQHANASSPSSQNCSWQESPVYQDGTPLSWKVVLAALLALITLATMLSNAFVIATVYQSRKLHSPANYLIASLAVTDLLVSILVMPISTMYTVTGKWTLGQVVCDIWLSSDITCCTASILHLCVIALDRYWAITDAVEYSTKRTPKRAAVMIALVWVFSISISMPPFFWRQSKAEEMGDCMVNTDHILYTVYSTVGAFYLPTLLLIILYGRIYVEARSRILKQTPKKTGKRLTRAHLITDSPGSTSSVTSINCKASEASSETGSPVYMNQVKVKVSDALLEKKKLTAARERKATKTLGIILGAFIVCWLPFFIITLVLPICKDACWFHMAISDFFTWLGYLNSLINPIIYTMSNEDFKQAFHKLVRFRCTS from the coding sequence ATGGAGCAGTCCAGCCCTCTCTGCCAAGCAGACCTCGCCAGCCTGGAGGTTTCCCCCcaccagcacgccaatgcctcctctccctcctcccagaACTGCAGCTGGCAAGAAAGCCCCGTCTACCAAGATGGCACCCCACTCTCCTGGAAGGTTGTCCTCGCAGCCCTCTTGGCCCTCATCACCTTGGCCACCATGCTCTCCAACGCCTTTGTCATTGCCACCGTCTACCAGAGCCGCAAGCTCCACTCACCTGCCAACTATCTCATCGCCTCCTTGGCCGTCACCGACCTCCTAGTCTCCATTTTGGTCATGCCCATCAGCACCATGTACACTGTGACCGGGAAGTGGACCTTGGGCCAAGTGGTCTGCGACATCTGGCTCTCGTCGGACATCACTTGTTGCACGGCTTCCATCCTCCACTTGTGTGTGATCGCCCTGGACAGGTATTGGGCCATCACCGATGCAGTCGAGTACTCCACCAAAAGAACTCCCAAACGGGCCGCTGTCATGATTGCTCTGGTGTGggtcttctccatctccatctcaatGCCCCCATTCTTCTGGCGCCAGTCCAAAGCCGAAGAGATGGGCGACTGCATGGTGAACACCGATCACATCTTGTACACGGTCTACTCCACGGTGGGCGCCTTCTACTTGCCTACCTTGCTGCTGATCATCCTCTATGGGAGGATCTATGTAGAAGCCAGGTCTAGAATCCTGAAACAGACGCCAAAGAAGACGGGCAAAAGGTTGACCCGAGCTCATTTGATAACGGATTCCCCTGGTTCGACCTCCTCAGTCACCTCCATAAACTGCAAGGCCTCTGAAGCTTCCAGTGAGACAGGGTCTCCGGTGTACATGAACCAGGTCAAAGTGAAGGTATCGGATGCTTTGCTGGAAAAGAAGAAACTGACAGCTGCCAGAGAGCGGAAAGCTACCAAGACTCTAGGGATTATTTTAGGAGCCTTCATCGTGTGCTGGCTGCCCTTCTTCATCATCACCTTGGTATTGCCTATTTGTAAAGACGCTTGCTGGTTCCACATGGCCATCTCTGACTTTTTCACATGGCTGGGATATCTTAATTCTTTGATCAACCCCATCATCTACACCATGTCCAATGAAGACTTCAAGCAGGCCTTTCATAAATTGGTACGGTTTCGATGCACAAGCTGA